TCTGCATATTTCAGATATTGCAAGGTATTACTGATGTCATGCGCTCTTGCTGCAATCAGCGCCAATGCTCTTCCGAAATGCTCAAGGTATAAAGAATCCTGAGCCATGTAAAACTGAAATTTTTCTTTGGGAAGACTTCCGTCTGCCAATTGAGAAACAAAAGGCATGGTAAGAATAGCTTGATACCGCTCTTCAGTTTGTTTCCAGGTTAATTTAGACCAATTCATTTTTAATTATTTTATGAGGATTAAAAAAGTGATTAAGGGGACCATTTCCTTTTCCGACAACAACATCTTTTCCGTTTTTAATGGCTTCAAAAACATATTGTTGTGCCAATTCAACCGAATGATACAAATTTTCGCCTCGTGCAATATAAGCCGCAATTGCCGAAGAAAGTGTACAGCCGGAACCGTGAGTATTATTCGTAGCAAATTTTATAGTTTCAAAACTAGATTGTTTACCGTTTTCTTCAAACAATAATGAAGTAACAGTAGGCAATTCCTGATGTCCGCCTTTAAGAAGAATATTTTTACAGCCTGATCTTAAGATCTTTTCACCTGCAATTTTCATATCTTCTAACGTTTTTACTTCCATTTTTGCCAATATCGAAGCTTCATCCATATTCGGTGTGATAATTTCTGCGATAGGAAATAATTGTTCAACGATAGTTTGAATGGTTTCTTCTTCAATCAAACGATGTCCGCTTGTGGCAACCATAACGGGATCAAATACAATGGGGATTTTTGGATATTTACTTAAAGTTTTTACAATAGTTTCAACTAATTGAGAAGTGTGAACCATCCCGATTTTAATGGCATCAGGAAAAATATCGTCGAGTACAGCTTCTATCTGCTCTGCTACAGCTTCCATCGGAATAGGATATATTTTTCTTACGCCCATTGTGTTTTGAACAGGAAGTGCAGTAAGTACCGATGTTGCATAACATCCCAAAGCTGAAAATGTTTTGATATCAGCCTGTATTCCTGCGCCGCCACTGCCGTCAAAACCTGCGATCGTAAGAACGGTAGGATAAGTATATTTTTTCATTTTACTATTTCATTTTTAATTTCGTATGCTGCTTTTTCAGGATTTTGGGCACTGCAAATCGCAGATACAACAGCTAATGCATCTGCTCCAGCTTTTATAATGGAGGTTGCGTTTGAAGAATTGATATTTCCGATGGCAACGAGCGGTTTGTCTGTAAGAGATCTTATTTTTAATAAACCTTCGAATCCCCATTCTGTCACTGTGTCTTTTTTGGTGTCGGTGCTAAATATGGGACTGATTCCCAGGTAATCTGACAATTCTGTGTTTACATTTTCAAGTTGGCTCAAATATTCAATAGAATATCCAATCATTTTATCTTTAAAGAACACTTCATTTCTGAGACTTGCCGGAGATTTATCATTATTCCCGACATGAATTCCTGCTGAATCAATTTTTTCAGCAAGCTCAAAATGATCATTAATAATAAGCGGAATATTGTATTTAACGGTAATCTCTTTTAATGCAAATGCTTTCCGAAGAAAATCTTCTGTTGAGGTATTTTTTTCACGCAATTGAATAATATCAACGCCTCCTAAAATCGATTTTTCTGCAACTTCAAGAAAATCTTTCCCTAAACAATCTTTCTCTGAAATCACCAAATACAGCTGATAAGGAAATGATGGTTTTAAGATCATTGTTTTACTATTTTTAAATGATTATAAAACTCATCTTCTGTAATATTGTATAGTTTATCAATGATATTGAGTTGTAAACTTCCCGGACCTGCACTTTGTTTAGATGAGATTTCTCCTGCGATGCCCAATAAACTCATTGCTGCAATAATAGCTTCTGTTTTGTTATCTATAACTCCGATAAAAGAACCAATTAATGCAGTTTCTGTACAACCTAATCCGGTAACTTTGGTCATCATCGGATGACCATTTTTTAAATGAATTTCTTGATTTTCACTAATAATGATATCAGTTTCTCCTGAAATACAGACTATTGATTTGTGGTTTTGAACCAATATTTTGGCAGCTTCTACAGCTTCGTTACTTTTTGCTGTACTGTCGACTCCTTTTGTAATGGTTTTACTGGCTTTTGAAAGAGCAATAATTTCAGAAGCATTTCCTCTGATAACGGTAGGATTTAAAGAAAGAATCTTGCTTAAAACAGAATCACGGTAAGATGTTGCTCCGGCTCCAACAGGATCTAATATCCAGGGTTTATTTAATTCATTGGCTTTTTTTGCAGCCAAAAGCATTGATTCTTCCCAATATTCATCGATTGTACCAATATTGACAACCAGTGAGTGCGAAATATTTACCATTTCTTCCACTTCAGATTTTGCATGAGCCATTATAGGTGATGCGCCAATTGCTAAAACCGCATTAGCAGTGCTGTTCATTACCACATAATTGGTGATACTGTGAACAAGGGGAGAAGTGTTACGTACTTGAAGGATATTTTTCCAAAGATTATTTTCCATTCTAATATTTTTATCAATAAAAGCTTTAGGATAAATCCGGAACAACAGTCATCATTTTAGAAGATGACGTATTGCTTTTCCCTACGTCGGTGTAAGCCGTATCAGGTTCAAAGGGACTCTCTCAATTCTTTTCAGAATACCCCTAAAGCGTACACAAAAGTATTGAAAAATATTTCTTTAACTGCAAAAGCGACAAAAGATTTTATGATGGTATTAAATTATCTAAAAGTTAGTAAAACAAGTATTAAATGAAAATTTTAGATTTTATAAACCTTGAATTTCTTTTTTTCAATAAAAACAAAACACCCTAAAACAAGATGCTTCAGAGTGCTTTTATTTATAATAATTGATAGAATATTAAGCTGTTAATTTTTCAATTTTAACAAGAACATCATCGATGTCAAATGGTTTAGAAATAAATTCATCGGCATCACAAGAATTGATTACATTTTCAGCTTTTGCATGAGCACTGATAATCATTACAGGAATTTTTGAGGTCGCCTCGTTTTCTTTTATTTGATTGCATAAATCGGTTCCTGAACCATCGGGTAATCTTACATCCAAAATAAAAACATCCGGAACAACCGATTGATCTCTATTGTTGAAGGCTTCAACGGTTGCAAATGAACGTACGTCATAATTTTCGAATGACAGGAGCAATTGTAATGCATCTCTGATGCCTGTCTCATCTTCTACGATAAAAATTGTTTTCATACCTCTTGCTTGGCAAAAACAAAGCCAATATTGAGATTGTGTGAAAATATTTCGAAACAAATTAGTATCAAATCTGCATGTATAAGCTTGAAAATCTTTTCTTTTTTGAAAAAATATAGCTTAAAAGTTGGCTTTAAATAAATTATTTGCCAGTATTTCTTTTTTAAGAGATTTGAGCAGGTAACAGCAGGATAGCAGAAATTTTCGATAAGTATACTTTTATAAAAATAAAAATATGAGAAATATCATGTCTTTCCAGATTTAACTTTTCTTACGTTTTAATTTACGAGAAAGTATAAAAGTAATAATTATTAATCACCAGTCACGAAATGAAGAAATCTATAATAACTCTTGGTATTTTACTAAGTACCACAAGTTTTATCTTCGCACAGGAAAAACAAACTACCAATAAGGCCACAGATAGTACAAAATCTAAAACAAAGGAGATAGAGGAAGTAGTCGTTATTGCTTATGGAACACAAAAAAAAGGAGAAGTTACCGGTTCTGTCGGAAAAGTGAATATCTCAAGTTTTAAAGATCGTCCTATTTCACGGGTTGATCAGGCATTAACCGGACAGATTGCGGGAGTTAAAACCCGTGCTACTTCAGGAAAACCGGGAGAACCATTGGAAATCAGAGTTCGTGGTTCGGCTTCGATATCGGCAAGTAATTCTCCTCTTTATGTAGTGGATGGAATGGTAGCGGATGATATGGCCAACATTTCTCCGGATGATGTGCAATCGATTGAAGTGTTAAAAGATGCCGCATCTACAGCAATGTACGGATCAAGAGGTTCTAACGGAATTGTGATTGTAACAACCAAAAAAGGAGTTTCTGGAAAGCCGTCATTCTCATTTTCTCAGTATTATGGGGTTCAGACTATTGAAAAAAAACTGGACATTATGAACAGTGCAGAATGGATTGATTATGCAACCGAATCTATTAATAAAAGATGGGTGGCTTTATCTCCAGGAAATTCAGCTTCTGATAGTTATGCAGTGAGAGCAAATTATTTTAATCTGGCAAATACTACCGATTATAATCTGGCAAATATTACTTATATGGTAGACCCAAGATGGGGAACCGATCAGGTTGCGAATATTGATTGGCAGGATGCTTTTTATCGTCCAGCCGCAATTCAGAATTATCAGTTATCGGTAAGAGGGGGAAGTCAGAATGTAAAATATGCGATTTCGGCTGCGTATTTTGATCAGGAAGGTATGGCGCTAAATACTGGTTTTAATAGATTCAATTTAAGTGCAGTTATTGATGTCAACATTTCTGATAAATGGAAAGCGGGAATTACTTTAAGACCAAGTTATTCTCAAAGTTATGGAGCTGCAGTAGACGGAAAAGACAATGAAGCGCATAAAATGCTATCTATGGTTCCTGTTGCAGAATTGTCAGCTGGTCTTTACACCAATTTCTGGAAAAACATAAGATACAGATGGGCGGGCTCTACAGTAAGCCCGATTGGAACTTTAGAAAATACAACTAATGATACCAATGAGTTCAGATTGTTGTCTACGATGTATATGTCTTACGATATTTTACCGGGTTTAAATTTTAAAATTTCGGGAGGTGCTACAAATAATTTTAATATCAATACGGGTTACATTCCAACTTTCAATTTGGTTACCAATATTCCGGGGCAGGTAAGTATTGCGAGCAGAAGAACGGTAAATTATAACCGATATTTAGGAGAGGCTTTATTAAACTATAAAAAGACTTTCGGAAGTCATAGTATCGCTGCTCTTGCCGGATATAGCGCAGAGA
Above is a genomic segment from Chryseobacterium mulctrae containing:
- a CDS encoding response regulator, whose product is MKTIFIVEDETGIRDALQLLLSFENYDVRSFATVEAFNNRDQSVVPDVFILDVRLPDGSGTDLCNQIKENEATSKIPVMIISAHAKAENVINSCDADEFISKPFDIDDVLVKIEKLTA
- the thiE gene encoding thiamine phosphate synthase; amino-acid sequence: MILKPSFPYQLYLVISEKDCLGKDFLEVAEKSILGGVDIIQLREKNTSTEDFLRKAFALKEITVKYNIPLIINDHFELAEKIDSAGIHVGNNDKSPASLRNEVFFKDKMIGYSIEYLSQLENVNTELSDYLGISPIFSTDTKKDTVTEWGFEGLLKIRSLTDKPLVAIGNINSSNATSIIKAGADALAVVSAICSAQNPEKAAYEIKNEIVK
- the thiM gene encoding hydroxyethylthiazole kinase, with the translated sequence MENNLWKNILQVRNTSPLVHSITNYVVMNSTANAVLAIGASPIMAHAKSEVEEMVNISHSLVVNIGTIDEYWEESMLLAAKKANELNKPWILDPVGAGATSYRDSVLSKILSLNPTVIRGNASEIIALSKASKTITKGVDSTAKSNEAVEAAKILVQNHKSIVCISGETDIIISENQEIHLKNGHPMMTKVTGLGCTETALIGSFIGVIDNKTEAIIAAMSLLGIAGEISSKQSAGPGSLQLNIIDKLYNITEDEFYNHLKIVKQ
- the thiD gene encoding bifunctional hydroxymethylpyrimidine kinase/phosphomethylpyrimidine kinase; translation: MKKYTYPTVLTIAGFDGSGGAGIQADIKTFSALGCYATSVLTALPVQNTMGVRKIYPIPMEAVAEQIEAVLDDIFPDAIKIGMVHTSQLVETIVKTLSKYPKIPIVFDPVMVATSGHRLIEEETIQTIVEQLFPIAEIITPNMDEASILAKMEVKTLEDMKIAGEKILRSGCKNILLKGGHQELPTVTSLLFEENGKQSSFETIKFATNNTHGSGCTLSSAIAAYIARGENLYHSVELAQQYVFEAIKNGKDVVVGKGNGPLNHFFNPHKIIKNELV